In Castanea sativa cultivar Marrone di Chiusa Pesio chromosome 6, ASM4071231v1, a single window of DNA contains:
- the LOC142638870 gene encoding uncharacterized protein LOC142638870, which translates to MNLELLHYMETGMTSLKWFVSYAFTQVLGLVDNGSMQCNHISASSDEGQTQSKDSKEEGIAQIIVSKEDSANGFEMPLHYPRYTKEDYEKMEDWKLDMVLKEYGLTVKGALDAKRSFAIGTFVWPN; encoded by the exons atgaatttGGAACTTCTACATTACATGGAAACAG GGATGACTTCTTTGAAATGGTTTGTAAGCTATGCATTTACACAAGTATTGGGGCTTGTGGACAATGGTAGCATGCAGTGCAACCACATATCAGCAAGCTCAGATGAAGGGCAGACTCAATCAAAAGACTCGAAGGAAGAAGGAATTGCCCAGATTATAGTTAGCAAGGAAGACTCTGCAAATGGGTTTGAAATGCCTCTTCATTACCCAAGGTACACAAAGGAAGATTATGAAAAGATGGAGGACTGGAAGTTGGACATGGTTCTCAAAGAATATGGACTTACTGTTAAGGGTGCACTTGATGCAAAGAGGTCATTTGCCATTGGAACATTTGTCTGGCCAAATTAG